One part of the Sorangiineae bacterium MSr11954 genome encodes these proteins:
- a CDS encoding NADH-quinone oxidoreductase subunit N → MQLAFALSPLIVLGFGAMLLMVAEAFARRQAGGGSSGLAMGTTVVFLAAGAFSFAVWLHGTESLEGLSQVAPWLLIDKFSLFFNVLLCLGGALASLLAGGYLPEHNLDRGEFYSLLLFSTFGAMMLAAAGDLLTVFLGLETMSLGAYALTAFRRTSARSAEGGLKYFLLGSFAAAVMLYGFALLYGATAHTDLAGIGATLASGGTKSPLVVVALVFVLIGLVFKVSAVPFHMWTPDAYEGAPTPATAFMGAVVKSGAFAMMLRVLLTMFNDPQSMSWASGWPPVLAWIAVLTMTVANLIAGRQESVKRMLAYSSVAHAGYILVAVVATARSAQQGSASVLFYLLTYTVSTVGAFGALIYCGRRGAEAVSYEDLAGIGKRHPAAALAFSFFLLSLAGIPPTAGFFGKWYVFRAAIDSGFYLLSIIAFINSVIGAYYYLRVLVYMYMREPAAGAPIATPMRSGYVAAALVLSAILVLALGILPSRSLDVAEAAATTLSG, encoded by the coding sequence ATGCAGCTCGCATTTGCACTCTCCCCGCTCATCGTTCTCGGCTTCGGCGCCATGCTGCTCATGGTCGCCGAAGCGTTCGCCCGAAGGCAGGCAGGCGGCGGCTCGTCGGGCCTGGCCATGGGGACCACCGTGGTCTTCCTCGCCGCCGGCGCGTTCTCCTTCGCCGTGTGGCTCCATGGCACCGAGTCGCTCGAGGGCCTCTCGCAGGTCGCGCCCTGGCTGCTCATCGACAAGTTCTCGCTCTTCTTCAATGTGCTCCTCTGCCTCGGCGGCGCGCTGGCGTCGCTCCTGGCGGGCGGGTACTTGCCCGAGCACAACCTGGATCGCGGTGAGTTCTACTCGCTGCTCCTGTTCTCCACCTTCGGCGCCATGATGCTGGCCGCGGCCGGCGATCTGCTGACGGTCTTCCTCGGCCTCGAGACCATGTCGCTCGGCGCCTACGCGCTCACGGCCTTCCGCCGCACGTCGGCGCGCTCGGCGGAGGGTGGCCTCAAGTACTTCCTGCTCGGCTCCTTCGCGGCCGCCGTGATGCTCTACGGCTTCGCGCTGCTCTACGGCGCCACCGCGCACACGGATCTCGCGGGCATCGGCGCCACCTTGGCGTCGGGTGGGACCAAGAGCCCGCTGGTGGTGGTGGCGCTGGTGTTCGTGCTCATCGGTCTGGTGTTCAAGGTGAGCGCCGTTCCGTTCCACATGTGGACGCCCGACGCGTACGAGGGCGCGCCCACGCCGGCCACCGCCTTCATGGGCGCGGTGGTCAAGAGCGGCGCCTTCGCGATGATGCTGCGCGTGCTGCTCACCATGTTCAACGATCCGCAGTCGATGTCGTGGGCCAGCGGCTGGCCGCCGGTGCTCGCGTGGATCGCGGTGCTCACCATGACGGTCGCCAACCTGATCGCGGGGCGGCAGGAGTCGGTGAAGCGCATGCTCGCGTACTCGAGCGTGGCGCACGCCGGGTACATCCTGGTGGCCGTGGTGGCGACGGCCCGCTCGGCGCAGCAAGGGAGCGCCAGCGTGCTCTTTTACCTGCTGACGTACACCGTCTCGACCGTGGGCGCCTTCGGCGCGCTGATTTACTGCGGGCGCCGCGGCGCCGAAGCGGTCAGCTACGAGGACCTGGCGGGCATCGGAAAGCGGCACCCGGCGGCGGCGCTGGCGTTCTCGTTCTTCCTCTTGTCGCTGGCCGGCATCCCGCCGACGGCGGGCTTCTTCGGCAAGTGGTACGTCTTCCGCGCGGCCATCGACAGCGGGTTCTATCTGCTCTCGATCATCGCCTTCATCAACAGCGTGATCGGCGCCTACTACTACCTGCGCGTGCTCGTTTACATGTACATGCGCGAGCCGGCGGCGGGCGCGCCCATCGCCACCCCGATGCGCTCGGGGTACGTGGCCGCGGCGCTGGTGCTCAGCGCGATCCTGGTGCTGGCGCTGGGTATCCTGCCCTCGCGCTCCCTCGACGTGGCCGAGGCAGCCGCCACGACCTTGAGCGGATGA
- a CDS encoding NADH-quinone oxidoreductase subunit M has translation MLIAALGGLIPILIPSFVAYLVPKGRGSSLRLPLAIIAGIIALFLVRMTTANAVDQDTATESAQLLAWIIGIPIAGSVIVLLLPRESPRILQGATLFLMFATLALSLPLLSVDMGRTFHFNQDVEWLARFGIHWHVAVDGLSLWLVVLTCFTMPIATYASFGSIHTRMKEWCFSLLLLQGGMLGAFLSLDLFLFYVFWELMLVPMYVMIGVWGGTNRIKAAIKFFLYTMFGSVLMLAAILYLAYQYSKLNNGTMSFDYFELQRVILPRHIQLWLFGAFTLSFVIKVPMFPVHTWLPDAHTEAPTGGSVILAAVMLKLGTYGYLRFCLGLFPEASAELAANLAGVAVLGGIIYGALCAYKQDDVKRLVAYSSVAHLGYVMLGIFAATPASVEGAVLQMINHGISTGALFLLVGVIYDRRHTRQVDEFGGLAKVMPVYTALFVVATMASIGLPTTNGFVGEFMIITGTFVSTRLGHFNGIQAVGAAIGVVLGALYMLSVVQKMFFGPITKPENKKLDDVNPREIIALTPLVLAIFVIGLFPNLFLAQIKGASDRVVSDLQSRVEQNPAPRFYQGPIRLLSRRPEATPVTVVAAANSQTPPSGAGAAHGGLAK, from the coding sequence GTGTTGATTGCCGCGCTCGGCGGCCTCATTCCGATCCTGATCCCCTCCTTCGTCGCCTACCTGGTGCCGAAGGGGCGCGGCTCGTCGCTTCGCCTCCCGCTCGCGATCATCGCGGGGATCATCGCGCTCTTCCTGGTGCGCATGACCACCGCCAACGCGGTCGATCAAGACACGGCGACCGAGTCCGCGCAGCTCCTGGCGTGGATCATCGGCATCCCCATCGCAGGCTCGGTCATCGTGCTGCTCCTGCCGCGCGAATCGCCGCGCATCCTGCAGGGCGCGACGCTCTTCCTCATGTTCGCGACCTTGGCGCTCAGCCTCCCGCTGCTCAGCGTGGACATGGGGCGCACGTTCCACTTCAACCAAGACGTGGAGTGGCTGGCCCGCTTCGGGATCCACTGGCACGTGGCGGTCGACGGGCTCTCGCTCTGGCTGGTGGTGCTCACCTGCTTCACCATGCCCATCGCGACCTACGCGTCGTTCGGGTCGATCCACACGCGCATGAAGGAGTGGTGCTTCTCGCTCCTGCTCCTGCAGGGCGGCATGCTCGGCGCGTTCCTGTCGCTCGACCTGTTCCTCTTCTACGTCTTCTGGGAGCTGATGCTCGTCCCCATGTACGTCATGATCGGCGTCTGGGGAGGCACCAACCGCATCAAGGCGGCCATCAAGTTCTTCCTCTACACGATGTTCGGCTCGGTGCTGATGCTGGCCGCCATCCTGTACCTCGCGTACCAGTACTCGAAGCTCAACAACGGCACGATGTCGTTCGACTACTTCGAGCTGCAGCGGGTGATCCTGCCGCGTCACATCCAGCTCTGGCTCTTCGGCGCCTTCACCCTGTCGTTCGTCATCAAGGTGCCGATGTTCCCGGTGCACACGTGGCTGCCGGACGCGCACACCGAGGCGCCCACCGGGGGCAGCGTCATCCTGGCCGCGGTCATGCTGAAGCTGGGAACGTACGGCTACCTGCGATTCTGCCTGGGGCTCTTCCCCGAGGCCTCGGCGGAGCTCGCGGCGAACTTGGCCGGCGTGGCGGTGCTGGGCGGCATCATCTACGGCGCCCTCTGCGCGTACAAGCAAGACGACGTAAAGCGCTTGGTCGCCTACTCGTCGGTCGCGCACTTGGGTTACGTCATGCTGGGCATCTTCGCGGCCACGCCGGCGTCGGTCGAGGGCGCGGTGCTGCAGATGATCAACCACGGCATCTCCACCGGCGCGCTGTTCCTCTTGGTCGGCGTCATCTACGACCGGCGCCACACGCGCCAGGTCGACGAGTTCGGCGGTCTCGCCAAGGTGATGCCCGTCTACACGGCGCTCTTCGTGGTGGCGACGATGGCCAGCATCGGCCTGCCGACCACCAACGGGTTCGTGGGCGAGTTCATGATCATCACCGGGACCTTCGTCAGCACCCGGCTGGGGCACTTCAACGGCATCCAAGCCGTGGGCGCGGCCATCGGCGTGGTGCTGGGCGCGCTCTACATGCTGAGCGTGGTGCAGAAGATGTTCTTCGGGCCAATCACCAAGCCGGAGAACAAGAAGCTCGACGACGTGAACCCGCGCGAGATCATCGCGCTCACGCCGCTGGTGCTCGCCATCTTCGTGATCGGTCTGTTCCCCAACCTGTTCCTCGCGCAGATCAAGGGCGCCTCGGACCGCGTGGTGAGCGACCTCCAATCGCGCGTCGAGCAGAACCCGGCGCCGCGCTTCTACCAGGGCCCGATTCGTCTCTTGAGCCGGCGTCCCGAGGCGACGCCCGTCACCGTCGTCGCCGCAGCCAACTCTCAAACTCCTCCCTCCGGTGCTGGCGCTGCCCACGGCGGTCTCGCCAAGTAA
- the nuoK gene encoding NADH-quinone oxidoreductase subunit NuoK, whose amino-acid sequence MPITHYLVLGALLFTIGGIGFLVRRNVLVTLMSIELMLNAVNLTLIAFNGAYPESHTGQMFAFFLIAAEAAEVAVGLAIVLALFRIRRTVRSDEADLLKN is encoded by the coding sequence ATTCCGATAACGCACTATCTCGTGCTCGGGGCGTTGCTGTTCACGATCGGCGGAATCGGATTTCTGGTACGCCGCAACGTCCTGGTCACCTTGATGAGCATCGAGCTGATGCTCAACGCCGTGAACTTGACCCTCATCGCCTTCAACGGCGCCTACCCCGAGTCGCACACGGGGCAGATGTTCGCATTCTTCCTCATCGCCGCCGAAGCCGCCGAAGTGGCGGTCGGCTTGGCCATCGTTCTGGCGCTCTTCCGCATTCGGCGGACGGTGCGCTCCGACGAGGCGGACCTCCTCAAGAACTGA
- a CDS encoding NAD(P)H-dependent oxidoreductase subunit E encodes MPFALSADRERALREILTRYPTKMGACIPVLHLCQDQNGWISEEVIEYVAHTLDLPLSHVQGVVTFYTLFNQKPVGKHQVWVCRTLPCALRGAGPVLEHCEKRLGIHAGETTADGKVTLRTAECLASCGTAPMMQVDKEYFENLTLEKVDEILDRLTR; translated from the coding sequence ATGCCTTTCGCACTCTCCGCCGATCGTGAGCGCGCCCTTCGCGAGATTCTCACCCGTTATCCGACGAAGATGGGTGCGTGCATCCCCGTGCTCCACCTGTGCCAGGACCAGAACGGCTGGATCAGCGAAGAGGTGATCGAGTACGTGGCCCACACGCTCGATCTTCCGCTGTCCCACGTTCAGGGCGTCGTCACCTTCTACACCCTGTTCAACCAGAAGCCCGTTGGCAAGCATCAGGTCTGGGTTTGCCGCACCCTCCCGTGTGCCCTCCGCGGCGCCGGCCCCGTGCTCGAGCACTGCGAGAAGCGCCTCGGCATCCACGCCGGCGAGACCACCGCCGACGGCAAGGTGACCCTGCGCACGGCCGAGTGCCTGGCGAGCTGCGGCACCGCGCCCATGATGCAAGTCGACAAGGAATATTTCGAAAACCTCACCCTCGAGAAGGTCGACGAGATCCTCGACCGGCTCACGAGGTAA
- the nuoF gene encoding NADH-quinone oxidoreductase subunit NuoF yields the protein MIKPVNYLSKVYGIKNGWSLEVYEREVQGYQAARKALRMTPAQVVDEAKKMNIRGRGGAGFPMGIKWSFMKPHPTKPAYLVINADEGEPGTHKDRTLMEWNPHAVVEGCIIGCYGIGAHVAYIYVRDELHLSKERLWGAIKEAKAKGYLGKNPFGTDYPVEVYVHTGAGAYICGEETSLLNSLEGRRGEPRLKPPFPAQAGAFGCPTTVNNLETIAMVPAALLMGGDAYSQLSALHHLRDGGSRLYGINGHVKNPKVVELAVGVTLRELIYDIGGGVTGDRPLLAVIPGGSSTPVLRADEVVNAPDEKAPLHPWHGQSVLDVPLGVDTMRGLGTMLGTCCATVLAEGTCPVLAMENLMQFYRHESCGQCTPCREGGAWLFRTVTKILDNKANMQELDNLHDIANNIMGNTICAFGEGTAMPALGFLQKFRKDFEAYVRGERTRATATLIPGVSP from the coding sequence ATGATCAAGCCCGTCAATTATCTCAGCAAGGTTTACGGAATCAAAAACGGCTGGTCGCTCGAGGTGTACGAGCGCGAGGTCCAGGGCTACCAAGCCGCCCGCAAAGCGCTTCGCATGACCCCCGCGCAGGTGGTCGACGAAGCGAAGAAGATGAACATCCGCGGTCGCGGCGGCGCCGGCTTCCCCATGGGCATCAAGTGGAGCTTCATGAAGCCCCACCCCACCAAGCCCGCCTACCTGGTCATCAACGCCGACGAAGGCGAGCCCGGCACCCACAAGGACCGCACCTTGATGGAGTGGAACCCGCACGCCGTGGTCGAGGGCTGCATCATCGGCTGCTACGGCATCGGCGCCCACGTCGCCTACATCTATGTGCGCGACGAGCTGCACCTCTCCAAGGAGCGGCTGTGGGGCGCCATCAAGGAGGCGAAGGCCAAGGGCTACCTCGGCAAGAACCCGTTCGGCACCGACTACCCCGTCGAGGTCTATGTGCACACGGGCGCCGGCGCGTACATCTGCGGCGAGGAGACGTCGCTCCTCAACTCGCTCGAGGGCCGTCGCGGTGAGCCGCGCCTCAAGCCCCCCTTCCCCGCCCAAGCCGGCGCCTTCGGCTGCCCGACCACGGTCAACAACCTGGAGACCATCGCCATGGTCCCCGCCGCGCTCCTGATGGGCGGCGACGCTTACTCGCAGCTCTCCGCGCTGCACCACCTGCGCGACGGCGGCAGCCGCCTCTACGGCATCAACGGCCACGTCAAGAACCCCAAGGTGGTCGAGCTGGCGGTGGGCGTCACCTTGCGCGAGCTGATCTACGACATCGGCGGAGGTGTCACCGGCGACCGGCCGCTCCTGGCGGTGATCCCCGGCGGATCGTCCACCCCGGTCCTGCGGGCCGACGAGGTGGTGAACGCGCCGGACGAAAAGGCGCCCCTGCACCCGTGGCACGGCCAGAGCGTCCTCGACGTGCCGCTGGGCGTCGACACCATGCGCGGCCTCGGCACCATGCTCGGCACCTGCTGCGCCACCGTGCTCGCGGAGGGGACGTGCCCCGTGCTCGCCATGGAGAACTTGATGCAGTTCTACCGCCACGAGTCGTGCGGCCAGTGCACGCCGTGCCGCGAGGGTGGCGCGTGGTTGTTCCGCACGGTCACCAAGATCCTCGACAACAAGGCGAACATGCAGGAGCTCGATAACCTGCACGACATCGCCAACAACATCATGGGCAACACCATCTGCGCCTTCGGCGAAGGCACGGCGATGCCCGCCCTCGGCTTCCTGCAAAAGTTCCGCAAAGACTTCGAAGCCTACGTGCGCGGCGAACGAACGCGCGCCACCGCCACGCTCATCCCTGGGGTAAGCCCGTGA
- the nuoL gene encoding NADH-quinone oxidoreductase subunit L, whose translation MKLLESLFPTNDFSLIAVILGMPLIGAFVNGIWGRRLGKPAVRLMALAAVGTSFIASLIAFLILDHAVQAAGHGHQRLYFTAWEWMHTNGGRAGSNVVIDARFSIDALNGVMMLIVTGVGFLIHLYASSYMENDPGFHKFFAYLNLFIFSMLVLILGDNLPVLFVGWEGVGLCSYLLIGFWYDHMPNAAAGKKAFIANRIGDFGLICAMFLLVHYTGALDWTGIQNNASILADNPADAYQIHVWPLGGGTYQGFFKFLQPAEPFTISAATAVGLALLLGCAGKSAQIPLYVWLPDAMAGPTPVSALIHAATMVTAGIYLVCRLSFVFVLSPFVMTVVLCVGAATALLAATIALVQTDIKKVLAYSTVSQLGFMFMGVGAGAFTAGFFHVLTHAFFKACLFLGAGSVIHAMHARIHDDDKAQDMRNMGGLKKYMPYTYWTFLVSTLAIAGCPLLSGFFSKDEILFRAFVNHATSPVAAKLAARHISVWQQPEWIGKAVYAVGVLTAAMTAFYMFRCFFMTFHGSFRGWAIGRGSLLSHPDHGDHAAASHAGHGDHDHGDHDEHGDHDDHGHHHEDLTVPGPAPHESPLPMTAPLIILATLAAVAGILNPAPFTHMLPLEHWLEPVFEDAVKVGVKVAENAEHLEYGLMVPGVLAFVVGLGLAWAVYFKAEGKPAKRWAEAAPGLHRAAYNKWYVDEFYEATVLSAVDALAETAAAFDQWFVDGILAKLSSLIVAALGTVLRTLQTGVVHVYAAAMVVGFVVISWFFVAPHAQASTESTPNGDYVVTAAPGMGYTYRWDADGNGEPDKPDFSEQSSVKVHLDPGKDVKVRLEVTNAFGRQATVEIPLSRPQAQNTMELGQN comes from the coding sequence ATGAAGCTGCTCGAATCGCTCTTCCCCACCAACGACTTCTCCCTCATCGCGGTCATCTTGGGGATGCCGCTCATCGGTGCGTTCGTCAACGGCATCTGGGGCCGCCGCCTCGGCAAGCCCGCCGTGAGACTGATGGCCCTCGCCGCCGTCGGGACGAGCTTCATCGCCTCGCTCATCGCCTTCCTCATCCTCGACCACGCGGTGCAGGCGGCCGGCCACGGGCACCAGCGCCTGTACTTCACCGCCTGGGAGTGGATGCACACCAACGGCGGACGCGCGGGCTCCAACGTCGTCATCGACGCGCGCTTCAGCATCGACGCCCTCAACGGCGTGATGATGCTCATCGTCACCGGGGTCGGCTTCCTCATCCACCTGTACGCCTCGTCGTACATGGAGAACGATCCGGGCTTTCACAAGTTCTTCGCCTATCTGAACCTGTTCATCTTCTCCATGTTGGTCCTCATCCTCGGGGACAACCTGCCGGTGCTCTTCGTCGGATGGGAGGGCGTGGGTCTCTGCTCGTACCTGCTCATCGGCTTCTGGTACGACCACATGCCCAACGCCGCCGCCGGCAAGAAGGCGTTCATCGCCAACCGGATCGGCGACTTCGGCCTCATCTGCGCCATGTTCCTGCTCGTGCACTACACCGGTGCGCTCGACTGGACGGGCATCCAGAACAACGCCTCGATCCTGGCCGATAACCCGGCCGACGCGTACCAGATCCACGTGTGGCCACTCGGCGGCGGCACGTACCAGGGCTTCTTCAAGTTCCTGCAGCCGGCCGAGCCCTTCACCATCAGCGCGGCCACCGCGGTCGGCTTGGCGCTGCTCCTCGGCTGCGCGGGCAAGAGCGCGCAGATCCCCCTCTACGTGTGGCTGCCGGACGCGATGGCGGGTCCAACCCCGGTCAGCGCCCTCATTCACGCGGCGACCATGGTCACCGCCGGCATCTACCTCGTCTGCCGGCTGTCCTTCGTCTTCGTCCTGTCGCCCTTCGTGATGACCGTGGTCCTCTGCGTGGGCGCGGCCACCGCGCTCCTGGCGGCCACGATCGCGCTGGTGCAGACCGACATCAAGAAGGTGCTCGCCTATTCGACCGTGAGCCAGCTGGGCTTCATGTTCATGGGCGTCGGCGCCGGCGCGTTCACCGCGGGCTTCTTCCACGTCCTCACCCACGCCTTCTTTAAGGCTTGCTTGTTCCTCGGGGCCGGCAGCGTCATCCACGCGATGCACGCGCGCATCCACGACGATGACAAGGCGCAGGACATGCGCAACATGGGCGGCTTGAAGAAGTACATGCCGTACACGTACTGGACCTTCTTGGTCTCGACCCTCGCCATCGCCGGCTGCCCGCTGCTCAGCGGCTTCTTCTCGAAGGACGAGATCCTCTTCCGCGCCTTCGTGAACCACGCCACCAGCCCCGTCGCCGCCAAGCTCGCCGCGCGCCACATCAGCGTGTGGCAGCAGCCCGAGTGGATCGGCAAGGCGGTGTACGCGGTGGGCGTGCTCACCGCCGCCATGACGGCCTTCTACATGTTCCGCTGCTTCTTCATGACCTTCCACGGGAGCTTCCGCGGGTGGGCCATCGGGCGCGGCTCGCTCCTCAGCCACCCGGATCATGGCGATCACGCCGCCGCGTCGCACGCGGGCCATGGCGATCATGACCACGGCGATCACGACGAGCACGGCGACCACGACGATCACGGTCACCACCACGAAGACCTGACCGTGCCGGGTCCCGCGCCGCACGAGTCACCGCTGCCGATGACGGCGCCGCTGATCATCCTGGCGACGTTGGCGGCGGTGGCCGGCATCCTCAACCCCGCGCCGTTCACGCACATGCTGCCGCTCGAGCACTGGCTGGAGCCGGTCTTCGAGGACGCGGTGAAGGTGGGCGTGAAGGTGGCCGAGAACGCGGAGCACCTGGAGTATGGCTTGATGGTGCCGGGTGTCCTCGCCTTCGTGGTGGGGCTCGGGCTGGCGTGGGCTGTCTACTTCAAGGCGGAGGGCAAGCCCGCGAAGCGCTGGGCGGAGGCCGCGCCGGGGCTGCATCGCGCGGCGTACAACAAGTGGTACGTCGACGAGTTCTACGAGGCGACCGTGCTCTCGGCGGTCGACGCGCTGGCCGAGACGGCGGCGGCGTTCGATCAGTGGTTCGTCGACGGCATCCTCGCCAAGCTCTCGTCGCTCATCGTGGCCGCGCTGGGGACGGTGCTCCGCACCTTGCAGACCGGTGTGGTGCACGTGTACGCGGCGGCGATGGTCGTCGGCTTCGTGGTCATCTCGTGGTTCTTCGTGGCCCCGCACGCGCAAGCGTCGACGGAGTCGACCCCGAACGGCGACTACGTGGTCACGGCCGCGCCGGGCATGGGCTACACGTACCGCTGGGACGCCGACGGCAACGGGGAGCCCGACAAGCCCGACTTCAGCGAGCAGAGCTCCGTCAAAGTGCACCTCGACCCGGGCAAGGACGTGAAGGTCCGGCTCGAAGTGACCAACGCATTCGGCCGCCAAGCGACGGTGGAGATCCCCCTGTCCCGCCCGCAAGCGCAGAACACGATGGAATTGGGACAGAACTAA
- a CDS encoding NADH-quinone oxidoreductase subunit J, with translation MIIGQLFFYLMAALSLAGALVTVTNKNPIRGAMGLLLTILSLAGLFLALHAEFLAFIQLIVYAGAIVVLFLFVIMLLGPDAAPPRDHHGRIPRAVAGVLFGLLAAACIVLMGTKVTFEPLQRVAGDFGSVDAIGRVIFTEGVVPFELASALLMVAIVGAVAVARGKQAHEMKPARRLASAQPQPEGKHP, from the coding sequence GTGATCATCGGCCAACTCTTCTTCTACCTCATGGCCGCCCTCTCCCTGGCCGGCGCCCTGGTGACCGTCACCAACAAGAACCCCATCCGCGGCGCGATGGGGCTCTTGCTCACCATCCTCTCCCTCGCGGGCCTCTTCTTGGCCCTGCACGCGGAGTTCTTGGCGTTCATCCAGCTCATCGTGTACGCGGGCGCCATCGTCGTTCTGTTCCTCTTCGTCATCATGCTCCTCGGCCCCGACGCCGCGCCCCCGCGCGATCACCACGGGCGCATCCCGCGCGCGGTGGCCGGCGTGCTGTTCGGGCTCTTGGCGGCGGCCTGCATCGTGCTCATGGGCACCAAGGTCACCTTCGAGCCGCTCCAGCGCGTCGCCGGGGATTTCGGCAGCGTCGACGCCATCGGCCGCGTGATCTTCACCGAGGGCGTGGTGCCGTTCGAGCTCGCGAGCGCGCTGCTCATGGTGGCCATCGTCGGCGCGGTCGCGGTCGCGCGCGGCAAACAAGCTCACGAGATGAAACCGGCGCGCAGGCTCGCAAGCGCCCAGCCCCAGCCAGAAGGAAAACACCCGTGA